Proteins encoded together in one Glandiceps talaboti chromosome 11, keGlaTala1.1, whole genome shotgun sequence window:
- the LOC144442721 gene encoding UDP-glucuronosyltransferase 2A2-like — protein sequence MMHSWDCDSLFADEHLRQRIKQTVFDLVIACEITPCGALVAHDLDLPFVLVSANRTIPEWDAYLYNIPNNPSYVPCVGTGFTDKMTFSERMYNSAYFIMKYVTINILISVYGSVQQKYVIKPHLSIRDVFKNAELYLYNADLTLDFSRPFMSNAISLGGGYLTKSGSSLEKELEDFVQSSGEEGIVVFSFGSYTAINDEEQIQKIVMGLNKLPQKVVAKYDGDDPPEYLNQEKFKLMKWLPQNDLLGHSKTKAFVYHGGTNGVYEAIYHAVPMVGIPLYYDQHDNVRAVAEKGMAIELDIVTFTPDDLYEAVMTVIMEPGYKHNAVRLSNIHKDKPLSPKDTMVYWIEFILRHGGKYMQSHAVNLNLFQYYLIDVFFVAIVTIAAAIYLTAKTCSRVGQIFQIIRKQKMN from the exons ATGATGCACAG TTGGGACTGTGATTCGCTTTTCGCTGATGAACATTTACGACAACGAATAAAGCAGACTGTCTTTGATCTTGTTATTGCATGTGAAATTACTCCCTGTGGGGCACTCGTTGCTCATGATCTTGATCTTCCATTCGTCTTGGTGTCTGCAAATCGTACCATTCCAGAGTGGGATGCCTACCTGTACAACATACCTAACAATCCATCCTATGTACCATGTGTAGGAACCGGGTTTACAGACAAAATGACATTCTCCGAAAGAATGTACAATTCAGCGTACTTCATCATGAAATACGTTACCATTAACATACTAATCTCTGTTTATGGTAGTGTACAACAAAAGTACGTAATTAAGCCGCATTTGAGTATTCGTGATGTGTTCAAGAATGCTGAGCTTTACTTGTACAATGCAGACTTGACCTTGGATTTTTCAAGACCATTTATGTCGAATGCTATATCTTTGGGCGGTGGATATCTTACTAAATCTGGTTCATCTCTGGAGAAG GAACTTGAAGATTTTGTCCAGTCATCCGGCGAAGAGGGCATAGTCGTATTTTCGTTTGGGTCATACACTGCGATAAACGATGAAGAACAGATCCAGAAAATTGTGATGGGACTGAATAAACTGCCTCAAAAAGTAGTTGCAAAGTACGATGGTGATGATCCACCCGAATACCTTAACCAAGAGAAGTTTAAGCTCATGAAATGGTTGCCACAAAATGATCTACTAG GTCACTCAAAGACCAAAGCTTTTGTATATCATGGGGGAACAAATGGTGTATACGAAGCCATCTATCACGCAGTACCAATGGTAGGAATACCTTTATACTATGATCAACATGACAACGTGAGAGCGGTAGCTGAGAAAGGAATGGCCATTGAACTTGATATTGTAACATTCACACCAGACGACTTGTATGAAGCAGTTATGACAGTAATCATGGAACCCGG GTACAAACATAATGCTGTTCGTCTATCTAACATTCACAAAGATAAACCCTTGTCTCCTAAAGACACCATGGTCTACTGGATTGAATTCATTCTCCGACATGGCGGAAAATATATGCAGTCCCATGCAGTCAATCTAAATTTATTTCAGTATTATTTGATTGATGTATTTTTTGTCGCCATTGTTACAATTGCAGCTGCTATATATTTGACAGCCAAGACGTGTTCGCGTGTCggccaaatatttcaaataattagGAAACAAAAAATGAACTGA